A segment of the Candidatus Methanomethylicota archaeon genome:
CCTTTCGGTCCACCTATAGGAGCCAAAGTCCCCCTTAGGGCAGCTACCGGGTCTGTTGTGGGGTTTCCATTTTCGTCAAAAGCCCATCCTTCGGGGATTTTTTCTCCCTTTAAAGCTGCTAAACGTATTTTCCCACGAGCTACAGTGCTTGTAGCCATATCCAAAATTATCGCATCTTTCCCTTCGCTCATAGGGAAACCTATACAAATGGGGTTTGTACCAAGCATAGGTTTTTTTCCTCCCCATGGGGCGATTGCAGGTGGACCATTTGACAAAACTATGCCAATAAGTTTCTGTTTAGTGAGTTGAAGTGCATAGTATGCAGCCATACCAAAATGATTAGCATTTCTAACTCCTACACATGAAACCCCAAATCTTTTGGCCTTTTCGGCTGCGAGGTTTACTGCATGCATAGCTGCTACTGGACCAAAATTGTTATGTGCATCTATAAGTGCGGTTGCTCCATGCTCCTTTACAATTTCTATGGGACCTTGAGGGTTAATGAGTCCTCTTAGAACTCTTTCAACGTATGCGGGTAGTCTCGCTACACCATGGGAATCCACACCTCTAAGGTTAGCCATAACCAAGCTGTCCGCTACTATTTTTGCATCTTCTTCACTTACCCCAACGCTTTTAAGAATGTTTATACAAAAATTAAACAGATCTTCAGCCTTTATGAACTTTTGACTCAAATTTAAATCCCAAATTCAAATAATGTGAGAAAGGTAATAAAGATTTCTGAAATAAAACAGCCTTTCCGAATAACAGAGTATGCTGACATAAATATTACAAAGGTTGCGTATTTCAAAAAGTAAGCACTTTTATATATCTTGTAAAATGCTGATGTTTCATTGGCACTTTTATATATGCTACGAAGAAGTTCGAAGACACAAATCCTAAGATTTCCCCTGCTAAGATTGTTTAAAACTTGGTTGTGAGGCTATGGTGTCCCTTTACATTGTTGCCTTACTTTCGAAACTTAGATTTTATGAGAATCTGAGAGAAGTTATTAAAAGTGAGGAAGTATTTCGTAACCTAGGGTTGTGGGCTAAATGTTCATATGTTGTTAATTGCATTTGATGAAAATGTTTAAAAGCTTTTAGATGTTAATATCTAGGTTGGTGTGTTTGGTTGGAATTGTAAATGAGCGTCGAGTTAAGCCGAAGGTTGACCCTGCCCTCGTGAGTAAGGTTAGAGCTATAGAGGGTAAGTGGGTGGATAGATGGGTTAAGAGTGGAATTTTTGAAGCTGAGCCAGATCCATCAAAACCAAAGTTCTTTGTAACTTTCCCATATCCATACATCAATGGCCTTATACATCTCGGTGGAGCCTTCACCATACTTAGAGTTGACATTACTGCTAGGTATAAGAGGATGAGGGGGTTTAATGTGCTTTTTGCTCAGGGGTGGCATGCTACTGGTGGACCAATAGTTTCAGCTGCCCTTAGAATTAGGGAGGGTGATAGGAAGATAGTTTCAGATCTCCTTTCCATGGGGGTTCCAGTTGATGAGGTTGGTAAATTCTCTAATCCTGAGTATTGGGTTAGATATTTTGTTGATAAGTGGAGGGGTGATTTGATAAGTTATGGTTTAAGTATTGATTGGAGACGTGAATTCTATACCACATATCTAAACCCATACTACAGTAAGTTTATTGAGTGGCAGTATCTCAAGTTGAGGGATAGGGGGCTTGTGGGTAAGGGGACTCATCCAGTGGTTTGGTGTCCTAAGGAGTTGAAGGTTGTTGGTGATCATGATAGACCTGATGAATATGTTGGCATAAGCTTTGTGGATGCTGTTATCATGAAGTTTAAGCTTGATGATGGACGTATAATTCCAACAATGACCTTTAGACCTGAAACCATTTATGGTGTTACGAACATATGGGTTAAACCTGAAGCCAAATACCTCATTGTGGATGTGGATGGTGAAACATGGATTCTCAATAGCTACATGATGGAGGAACTTAAGGATCAATGGCATAAAGTTGATGTTAAAGGTGAAGTTTATGGTTCAAGCCTCCTTGGATTGAAGGTTAATAATCCCGTGACTGGTTCTAAAGTCCCAATTCTACCAGCATCCTTCGTGGATCCTGAACTTGGAACTGGAATTGTGATGAGTGTCCCCGCACATGCCCCCTACGATTACGTTGCCTTAATGGATTTGAAATCCCACCCTGAAATTCTCGCAAATTATGGTTTAGATAGCAGTTTGATTGATGGTATTGAACCCATCCCCCTCATTAAACTTGAAGGTTACAGTAGTATACCAGCTAGAGATGCCGTAACCTCTAGAGGTGTTAGGGATCAAAATGATGTTGTGAAGCTTGATGAAGCCACCAGTGAAATTTATTCAAAGGAGTATTATAGGGGTGTACTACTTGAGAATACTGGCAGATGGGCTGGAAGAATAGTATGTGAAGTTAAGGATGAAATTATTAATTGGCTTGAATCCAATGGTTACGCAATTA
Coding sequences within it:
- a CDS encoding Ldh family oxidoreductase, encoding MSQKFIKAEDLFNFCINILKSVGVSEEDAKIVADSLVMANLRGVDSHGVARLPAYVERVLRGLINPQGPIEIVKEHGATALIDAHNNFGPVAAMHAVNLAAEKAKRFGVSCVGVRNANHFGMAAYYALQLTKQKLIGIVLSNGPPAIAPWGGKKPMLGTNPICIGFPMSEGKDAIILDMATSTVARGKIRLAALKGEKIPEGWAFDENGNPTTDPVAALRGTLAPIGGPKGYGLALALDVLCGLVTGSSYLQNVKALDDFSGPSGTGFFIEAIDIEAFIPYQEYEGKIAEYVKIVKSCPRREGVNEIFLPGEIEKREMERRIKSGVPLDEEVIENLRKLAERFNVKTPF